The Campylobacter armoricus sequence TTTTTCTCCGTTAATTTTTCTTTATTTTTTTTATGTTGTTTATAGAATTCTTTTGCAAAATGACAAGCCATTGTTATGGTTTATCAGTGCTACCACTTTTATGTTTTGTCTGATATTTTCTATTAGACAAAGGCTTTTTTTAGAAGACTTTTTACCTTTTTGTGTGGTTTGTACCCCGCTTTTAATTCGTTATTTGATGTCTTCTTATCGCTCAAGAGTTCCTGAACTTCGCTTAAAACATAAAGTATTTATAGAGTGTTCTTTGATTTTTTTAGCTATTTTTTATATTGGAATAATTTTTAATCATAGTTTTTATTATATATTAAAAGATCCTAAAAAGCATTTTGCATATGATTATCATATTGCAAAAGATTTAGCTATGAAGTTAAAAGAACAAAATATCAATTCTATTACCCTTAATGATGATAGTTTGGCTTTAAGATTACAATTTTATGGAATTTCTAAAGGCAAAATAAAGCTTGTATTTATGCAAAAACCTGGTGATTTATATGTGAAGTTGGGTAAGCATAAGATATATTTTAATTTAAAATGAAGAAATCTTTCACGCTTATAGAATTAGTTTTCGTTTGTATAATACTTTCAATTTTATTTTCTATTGGATATTTTTATTTTAAACCAGATTATCTAAGATTGGGTGCAGAGCAAATTTTAAGTGATATTAAATACACTAGACATTTAGCAATGATGCAAAATGACTTTAGAGCAAGAGAATTTAATGTCGCAAAAAGAGAATGGTTTAAAGCTAAATGGCAAATATATTTTATACGCTCAAAATCTGCAACCAACAATGAACAAACATATACAATTTTCTTAGATAAAAATGGAGATGGTAATGCAAATATAGGAAAAAATCTAATCAATAAAGACAGGGAAATAGCAGTTGATTTGATAAATCCAAATATTTTGATGAATTCAGGGCAAAGTGGGGTAATAAATCAAAATGATTTTAAAACAAATCCTAGATATAATATAGAAAAAACTTATGGAATTAATGAGGTATCATTTGAAGGCTCATGCAAAGGAGGTACTCGTTTAATATTTGATGATTATGGGCGTTTATATACTCCATTAAAGAATTCTTCAAGAGTT is a genomic window containing:
- a CDS encoding pilus assembly FimT family protein, coding for MKKSFTLIELVFVCIILSILFSIGYFYFKPDYLRLGAEQILSDIKYTRHLAMMQNDFRAREFNVAKREWFKAKWQIYFIRSKSATNNEQTYTIFLDKNGDGNANIGKNLINKDREIAVDLINPNILMNSGQSGVINQNDFKTNPRYNIEKTYGINEVSFEGSCKGGTRLIFDDYGRLYTPLKNSSRVYDKLSNPLNNCIIKLSNKNNKHICIVVDPISSYAFIPKFTPSNKQLIVLNNKTMYCENL